GAAGGCGACACGTCGTTGTACTGCTGGTGGTACGACATTATGCACGAGCTGGCGGAAGTGTCGCCGTTTAGACCGGCCACCACCGTGATCTGGTCCGCCACATCCGGCACGCTCATAGGCGCGTTCGACAGTTTCATTTTCCCAGATACTTGCCCCGTGAGGGCATCGACGGCATACAGGTCCTCCGCATTGGTCGCCAGCCAGATGTTGGTGTTGTCGGGCGTGCAATTCAGAAGCGAGCACACGATATGGGCGGCCCCGTGATTGGAGATTTGCGATTCAGCCCTCTCGGAGGTAAGCCGCATCCGCCTCCCTCCGTCCCGGTTCACCAACTCCACGCCCTTCGCGTTGGACACAATGAGGCCCGTTTCGTGCGGCTGCATGGCGTTCACCGTGCACATGTGGCAGCCGCAGTACTCGTTGTATTGGTTTGCGTTGCCCGCGCCGTAGTGGCCGCCGTTATGCATCCCCCAGTGGTTGTACTTGACGGAGTTATCCGCGGCCGAAATGCCGACGACAGACCCCGTAAGGGGAGTCCGCATGTTGGAGTGGACCCCATTGTACACCCAAACAACGTCCTCCCACCTGTCGTACTTCAGAATACCGTTTCTCATCTTGGAGGTTGCTGAGGCACGCGTGACAGCACTCGCCGCTGGATCTCCACTCGCGCCACCGAAATCTTGACCACGAAGacctccgccttcttccacccctccgctttctcaAAACGCTAGGGATTCATCCGCTTGTTGATACCTGTCCTCTTCGTACGCGCTTGAATCCGATGAAAGCAACCAAAACTCAACACATCACCGACCTTAGTGCCCAGATTTGTTAACATCCTCTTATTTAATAAGCATTCGTGGGTGTTATGAGCGCCTTTCGATCGGAAATCGCCAAATGCCGCGCGGAGCGTATCTGCCTCGGTACGGCAGCGCGATATGCGCAGTAGGAAGACGTTGCTGCACGAGCGAACAACACACCTTGCACCTTTACGGAGAATAACTATCGATCACACCGCGGCGATCTGATTTTCAAGGTTTTACGGCGCCAATTCAGCCCCCATGTGTCCGTGCTCCCTGGCCCCTCGACGTCTCGCAAGGAGCGGATTCCAACGTTTAGGGCGAGCACATCGGCGACTTCGCCGTTGACACACCTTATGCGAGTTTACTCAGGGCGTCTAGTTCATAGCAGGCCCTTGTCTTTGACAATGTGTGTGGTCGGCGGTTTCCTTTAGTTCAGCTCCGGTGTGCCTTTCAGAATGGGCACCAGGGTTTTCGCGTTCACTTACGCAGGCAAGCCGCTGTTTACAAAGTAAGTTATCCGTCTTCCGTGGGAGAATGCGCGTGGATTGCGTCCATGCGAGCTGCCGATTCTTGTACCGTACGCCCAGAACTTGGCTGCCATTCTTACATTCTAATTTTCGCGCAGCTGCCCGGAAGGCGAGCAATCACTTGCTTTCTACGGTACGTTGGTTCCTTTCGCCTTCGAAACCCGCAGGCGTTTTGTGCGCGGTCGCCTCCAAGGTGTCTACGCTGCTGTCCGAGTACACCAGCAAGGATGAGTTGAGGTACATCAGCGCCGGTGACGAGCACTTCGTCTACCTGGACCGCGGCCCCCTGTGCTACTTCGGCATTGGGCCCAAGGGCGAGTCGCCCTTGATGGTGTACAAGGTTCTGTCTTACCTGCATCTCCAGATCCTGTCGATTCTGACccggggcgtggagcgcgtTTTGCTGAAGCGGCCTTCGTACGACGTGCAAAACCTGTTAGGCGGGACTCAGTCGATCCTGCAGAATTTGGTGACCAGCATGGACAgccccctcagcctgcttgACACGCGCGGATATGAGGCCCTCCCGCTGCCGGCGGATACCCGCTCCAAGTTGAGCTCCTTCTTCACGGATTTCAAGAGCCCGAACGTGCTGTGAGTCCCCGATTCGCGCGCGTTTAACTGATTCGGCAGCTGTTGTTTGATGGTGGTCTGTCACCGCGTGGTggtggtcaccatgtcgaAGAGCGTGACGCTCAGTCCGTCAGGTGGGTTGCATCCAGGTCCCGCGCATCGCTTCGCAGATATCGCAATCATATTACTCATGGTGGGCGGCGCTCGCGCGCTGCGCCAGGAGGAGAGTTGGACCCCCATCTGTCTGCCCGGCTTCAACGACCAGTACGTGCCAGTTCCCGCGCTCGATAGCATGCGTGCAGGGCGTTCACGTACGCGTATGTGAACTGCGTGCAGCCGCACATAGCCGTTATCTgcatctccagcagcggcgaCCAGGAGCTGTTTCACAAGATCTCCGAGCACGTCGGCCGCGTCACCAAGGTGGGTCGACCTGCCACGCAACCACACGCGCGCAGCAAATGACCGACTCCGGGTTGCTGGACCGTTTCCAACTGCCGCTGGtgtcgctgcagctggaggtATTTTGCGGCGAGGACCCGTCGTGCGCCATTCTGCACGTGTTGTACTACTCGAAGAAGCTGGGGCAGTTCTTCTCGTCGGCGTTCCGCAACACGCCGTTCGGCGACAACGCCGACGTCATAAGGGCCGCCTACAAATCCTTCTCCGAGTTCCTGTTCAGCAAGGAGGAGCACGGCGCGATCACCGCCCGCTTTGAGGTTTGTGCATTTTCGGCCGCATCGACGCCCGTGCAGTGCGTCAACGTGTACGTGGAGAACAACCCCGAGTTCAGCCTCTACTTCGCCACGGCCGCGTGGACCAGCGTCACCACGGAGCTGGTGTCCAGGATTGTATCGTACGTCAACAAGCAGTTCCGCTTTCTGTTCATCACGCGTATACCCTCTATAGTGTCACGATAGTTGAGCTGAATCATTTAGTGGATAATCTGGTTCGATCTGATGATCTCCTGCAGGTACCCGTTCGGGTTCCCCATGAGCTGTTCCGTCTCACCCTTTTCGACTATCTTTCCGTTGCAGAAGATCGCGATCTCGTCTGCCTCGATGATCGACGACAGCCGGTGGGCGATGACGATGGTGGTCCTGTCGGCGCTGAGGCTCCTGAACGCCGCCAGTATCTTGTGCTCCGTCATCGCGTCCAGCGAGCTCGTGGCCTCGTCGAACACCAGGATGCTCGGGTTCTTTAGGAAGCACCTGGCGATGCCGATGCGCTGCTTCTCGCCACCGCTCAGCTTCATGCCCCGCTCGCCGACCACGGTGTTGTAGCCCAGCGGCAGGTGCCGTATGGTGTCGTCGATGCCGGCCCTCTTGGCCGCCGCGACGACGTCGTCCATGGACGCGTCCGGGTTCCCGTATCTGATGTTGTACTCGATGGTCTCGTTGAACAGGACGACGTCCTGCGGCACAATGCCGATCGCGTTCCTGCGTAGACGTGAGCGCGCTTCCGCGACGTGCACCCTACCTGAGGCTGCTGATGGTCACGTCCCTGATGTCCTGGCCGTCGATCAGTATTTGGCCCGCCGAGGGCTCGTAGAACCTGAACAGCATCTTGGCGATGGTGGTCTTGCCAGTCCCCGAGTTGCCGACGATGGCGACGGTCTTCCCCTGCTCCACGGTGAGCGAGAAATCCTGCAGAATCTTCAGCGCCCCAACGCTGTTCTCGTACGCATGGCACACGTTCTTGAACTCGATTTTGCCCGCCTTGATCACCAGGTCCTTGGCACCCGGCTTGTCGTGCACCTTGGGCTCGTGCTGCATGAGGCTCAGGAACTTCTGCAGGTCGACCATGCTGGTCTTAGTCTCCCGGTACATGGTCCCGATGAGGTTGAGCGGTATGGCGAGCTGGAAGAGGAGCGTGTTGACGAGGATGAGGTCCCCGAAGTTGGCGGTGCCCTCCGCAATGCCCCGGAGCGTCAGCCACATCGAGAAGAAGAGCCCGGTGTTGAAGATGGCGTTTTGCCCGAAGTTGAGCAGCGCGAGCGACTGCTGCACCCGCACGGCGTTGTTTTCGTAATCGGACTGCTGCGAGGCGTACCGCTGCAGCTCCCTGTTCTCGGCGTTGTAGTACCGCACGGCCTCCGCGTTGGTGATGGAATCCGTGAACACGCCCGCGGCGCTCTGCTCCGCGTTGACCATCTGCTTACGCAGCACCATCCTTTTCTGCGTCACCAGCGCTGTGAACAGCACGTACACGATCATCGTGCCGACCGTCAGCGACGCGATGGTGGGGCCCAGCTTGTAGCAGAGCAGGGCGGTGACCATGGCGAACTCGAGCACCGTCGGCACGATCTGGAACACGAGAATCCGGAGCACCTGCGATATCGCCTTGATACCCCTCGTGAACACGTTGGAAATTTCACCGGACTTCGCCGCGATCAGGAAGTCGATGTCCAGGCAGTGGATCTTCATGAACATCTTCGACGCATTGAGCATACCCGTGCGTTCCATGACGGTGCTGAAGACCGCGTTCCTCGTTTCGGTGAAGAACGCAGCGGATATCCTCGCGACGCAATACGCCACCAAGTAGACCTGCGCGATGCCCAGAGGAGTGGTTATCAGCCCCCCGAGGCCCACGTTCATCAGCAGCCCGGCGTTCGCCGCCGGGTTAGCCGCGATCGCGTCTATCATCGCCGACATGCACAGCGGTATGACGATAGtggacagcttggagaGAACCAGGAATGTCATGCTCAGGGCGATTCGCTTTTTGAGCATTTGGTCCCTCGGCCACAGAAGGTCGCGAAGGGTAAGCACCTTGCCCGCTTTGATGCGCTGAATCTCCTCCGAGCGCTCGATGTTCGGCCCAGTGGAATGAGCACGCTTGGCCGAGAGCAGCGCGGCGTGCTCCGGCGCCTGCTTTCCGCCCAGGCACGACCACCCGCAGTGGAAGGCTGCGCCGGCGCCCTCGTACTGGCGCCGCTCCGCCGACACATGGTTTGGCGTCGCTTTCTGGGTGCTTATACGCCGCCTGTGGCGCACCCATGCGATGTCCCTCCACGCCTCACGGCCGATTTCGGACCGACTGGCCGCCCAGCCTGCCGGATCCGTCGGCGTACACAACGTCCGAGGCTGCCTCTGGAATTTGGACAGGCCGGACAACGATCGGCACAAGCGGTTCACATTATACGGCATTATGCCGATAATAATTTTTTGACGCCCCAAGGTAACCTTGCGTGTTAGGCGCTGCCTTCCAGTCGCAGCAACCCTACACCGCGGTTTTTCGCCACTAGCGGCAAAAATTTTGAGGGCCGACTTCGAATACACGCTAACGATTTTTGTGTTGCTTTCAATTCGTTTCTAAAGGGCCGGCGTGAACCTGTGATTTGGTCGGACGGACTGCGGCTGCAGACAGCCGCTAAATTCTAGGCCAACCGCATAGTGTGGCCAGATGCAGCCAGCGCTGGGCGATGTGCAAACTTTAGGTGAGAAATAACTGCGTGAGTTTACGGGATATTTTTGCAATGTGTACGCCTAATACGCCGGTACACAGGGGCGACTTGGCCGCGTTTCTAGTATTTGAGCCGCTCAGCAACAACACCGATAGCTCCTTTGCCTAATTCTGAAATTCACGCAACTCGCACTTGACGTTGCCGCGAGGCCGCACCCTACTTCCTGTAGGGTCGCCGCGGCCGGCGGTGAGGCTCAGTCGTATTCGTCAGGTGTGTCGGCCGCCCAGGCCCGCGCCTGCATAACCCTAAACCGCGGACCATCATCTATTGCCGTGCCCTCGGGTAGGCGTGCGCCATCCTAGGTGTGACCCCGGGGCGTCGGGTCCTCTGCCTGGCAGCGCTGAAGGCTCTAGTGTGTGTGTTCCGGAGTCGTTAGACACTGACCGGCGTCATCGCGAGCCCTCTGTCGCGTGTGAGCTGTGGCCCCAATGTGATTTCTGCCAAGTGCAGCCTGCGGCGTCTAAAGGTATGAATGCGTACGGTCCTCTGTACGGCGGTTCGCCATGAGTTCGGCTCGGCCGCAGGTCACACCCGCCCACAACAAACTTGCCGGGCGTGCCTCACGCCAGGCACCGGTGCTCTACGACGACGGACACACGCTTTTTTCAAATAACAAATTAGGAGCGCCATTTTCGGCTGAGTTGTTCACGTCCCGAGCGCCCTGCGAAGCTCTTGCAAGGTCCCTTTCGCGTCCTCGAGCTCCGGCGTCTTCTGGATGGCGCTTGACAGCTGCTGCCACAGCCCCATCGCCTCGGCCCGGTCTATCAACTGCGGGTACTTGAGCACGGCCGCGGCGAAGAGGTTGACGCACACCTCCGCGTACTGTATGCCTGCGCTGCTTTGTGGCGTGGGAAGTTGCCGCTCACCCTGGGttgcgacgttgagcggCATGAGGTTGCGCACCGTCTTCAGGAGCTGCGTCTTGTGCGCCTCCCTCTTGTCCAGCTTCTGCAGGTTCACGAAGTGGTATATGAGCAGCGCCGCCTTCTCCTTGACCTTCAGGTTGCTGCTCGCGGTGCACTGGCTGATGTACTGCATGCCCCCGACTCGGACGAAGTGCTCCTCGGCCTTCACGCAGTGCCTGGTGGCGGCCGCGACGGTGGTTATCAGCTTCGGCTCGAGCGGGGTGCCGGTGACCTGCTGCCGCAGTCGCAACAGGTGCATCATCAGCGGGCCCTTCGCCGCCTCCTCCTGCACCTTCTCGTTGTTTGATAGCGTAGTCGTCAGTAGCTGCGTCACCATAATCACACATAGCTCCACACCCTACCGATAGCGCCGCTGGCAGCACTTCGCGGTTGCCCTGGCCGACGTGCTCGGTGACAGCCGCGAGCATGCCCGTCCGGTGCATCGACGACGCGTTACCGGGGTGCTCCTCGTAGTACTGCTCCATGGTGTCGAAGGCCTCCAGCAGTTGCGATGTGTCGTATTCCGCACCGTGCGCGGCCGACTGCTGGAtgagctgcgcggcgcgtTTCACCTTGTCGTCGTGGTCATGGATGCTCTCCATGGCCTTTTGCAGGAATTCCACGTCCTCCTTGGCAATGGGTTTTGTGTTGCCTACGCAACGTGCGCTCCGGCAGAGATGGGCACGGTTACCTGTGGAATCCTCAGGGACGTGCTTCAGCGTCCAGTTTAGAAGACCCTTCCAGTCCGGCAATGACATTTTCCACGTCAGCCGTGATTGCCgctgtaggcgtggcgtaCCAGCTACTTGATCTTGGCGAGGTAGTCGTCGAGACCTGCGGCAGCTCAGGGCGGCACGGGCCTC
This genomic stretch from Babesia bigemina genome assembly Bbig001, chromosome : III harbors:
- a CDS encoding Trafficking protein Mon1, putative → MGTRVFAFTYAGKPLFTNCPEGEQSLAFYGVLCAVASKVSTLLSEYTSKDELRYISAGDEHFVYLDRGPLCYFGIGPKGESPLMVYKVLSYLHLQILSILTRGVERVLLKRPSYDVQNLLGGTQSILQNLVTSMDSPLSLLDTRGYEALPLPADTRSKLSSFFTDFKSPNVL
- a CDS encoding ABC transporter family protein, putative; amino-acid sequence: MPYNVNRLCRSLSGLSKFQRQPRTLCTPTDPAGWAASRSEIGREAWRDIAWVRHRRRISTQKATPNHVSAERRQYEGAGAAFHCGWSCLGGKQAPEHAALLSAKRAHSTGPNIERSEEIQRIKAGKVLTLRDLLWPRDQMLKKRIALSMTFLVLSKLSTIVIPLCMSAMIDAIAANPAANAGLLMNVGLGGLITTPLGIAQVYLVAYCVARISAAFFTETRNAVFSTVMERTGMLNASKMFMKIHCLDIDFLIAAKSGEISNVFTRGIKAISQVLRILVFQIVPTVLEFAMVTALLCYKLGPTIASLTVGTMIVYVLFTALVTQKRMVLRKQMVNAEQSAAGVFTDSITNAEAVRYYNAENRELQRYASQQSDYENNAVRVQQSLALLNFGQNAIFNTGLFFSMWLTLRGIAEGTANFGDLILVNTLLFQLAIPLNLIGTMYRETKTSMVDLQKFLSLMQHEPKVHDKPGAKDLVIKAGKIEFKNVCHAYENSVGALKILQDFSLTVEQGKTVAIVGNSGTGKTTIAKMLFRFYEPSAGQILIDGQDIRDVTISSLRNAIGIVPQDVVLFNETIEYNIRYGNPDASMDDVVAAAKRAGIDDTIRHLPLGYNTVVGERGMKLSGGEKQRIGIARCFLKNPSILVFDEATSSLDAMTEHKILAAFRSLSADRTTIVIAHRLSSIIEADEIAIFCNGKIVEKGETEQLMGNPNGYLQEIIRSNQIIH
- a CDS encoding PROTEIN FOLDING REGULATOR, putative; translation: MDDPIDQSVKEIGHNISCLHINSGAQLDDVFRLRHLFPYSKFVNDMRGLSLNLGNFFSSYVPLLDSFIIGPGKPTVSDATLSYADKILVADLLTIGKSDDTLNRWKHLKRDFLTTNDPLVHRDNVVSLVDAHNELLQQLVNRSLEFHAHVSIFAAEKPHKHSEANVHLKLGVKKAKTIKAGTPRLQRQSRLTWKMSLPDWKGLLNWTLKHVPEDSTGNTKPIAKEDVEFLQKAMESIHDHDDKVKRAAQLIQQSAAHGAEYDTSQLLEAFDTMEQYYEEHPGNASSMHRTGMLAAVTEHVGQGNREVLPAALSLLTTTLSNNEKVQEEAAKGPLMMHLLRLRQQVTGTPLEPKLITTVAAATRHCVKAEEHFVRVGGMQYISQCTASSNLKVKEKAALLIYHFVNLQKLDKREAHKTQLLKTVRNLMPLNVATQGERQLPTPQSSAGIQYAEVCVNLFAAAVLKYPQLIDRAEAMGLWQQLSSAIQKTPELEDAKGTLQELRRALGT